The DNA window tcccccacttatgcgctcatgcactctctcaaaataaacttaaaaaaaaaattgtctctgtAAATTCCAGCTCATAACAGCATTGGTGGTGGTGTTCAGCAGTTTCTGCACATTAGCAAGACAAGATGCACTTTCCCTGTTGACTCATTTTGTGCCTAAACTCAGATAGGACTTTCagccttgatttttttattgCAGTGCAATTATGGGGCAAGGATTCAGCTTTTCACAGCTCTACTTGTGGCCGTGAAACCCAGACCTTCCACTTCTGCACTCGGGGAGATGGGGAACACAGGGTGACACAAAAAGCAGATGGCGTCATTTGTATACTTGTACTCGAATCCTTTATTCCCAAATCCCTCCTGTGACATCCATACCTTCAGGACACAGGAAGTTCTAGTCAGTATGCCTACAAGTGGGTCTCCGGGCCACATCTGTGATGATCAGTCAGTCATAACTACTGCAGCTACAGGCATGCACGCTCAGATCAATCAGATAGCCTCATATACAAATTACAATGCACAGCTTCCATGTGGAACAGCCATTTATGGcataaaaatgtagaatattGACTATTTAAAGACATCATCCCAAACCGTAGTATTTCCATCCTCCTGATCAGAACTAGTTAGAACTTATCCTTGTACTCTGGGTAAGGCTGAGATGTACAGAATGCCAAAACAATAGGTCACCACGCAATTCCAGTGAAAAAAGTCACTAGGCTAAGCTAGGACGTTCGAtgggttaggtgtattaaatgtattttataatcttCTATCCAGATATGCCACAAACAGCCTTATCGGCAGTTTCACTGATTTCATAGTGAATTTGCTTAGAATTATCGTTTTAGTTTTATGGGTTTCTTCTATACCCTGAATGTCTGGCTGATGTGTTTTTTCTGATCTGCGGAGGTTTAACAGTGAATAATAATCATTATATACAGTAAAGTCCACTCTGTACACAGTTCTACAGATTTTGACAAGCATATAGTTGTGTCACCTagggagtcttttttttcttattctgatttcattatttttttataccaCATGTGTATTTTAGTTTAATTTCCTGACTGCATAAGTGGAAACTGCTACTTGCTGCAGACACTCAAAATAAGGGCTTCTTAAACCCTATGTTTAAACCAGGAAGGAAAAGCAAGGCTGTCACGCACGGCTGTGCAAACTGCACAGCTCAACTGCAGTCACGGCAGGGAGTGGCGCCCCCTAGCGTCTATTGTGCATGATCATGGCCATACGTGGTGGCTCTGAATATAGCCACCAGTTTGAGAGATCTGCAAAACTGTGATGGTGTTAACAGTGAAACAGgagatgtttaaaataaaaaaggaggctTCCATTTATATGCCTTTCCtcccacattttaaaagattgtgaTGGAAAGAGAAGACGAGAACCACTGAGCTCATAGCACCAGACTTTGCACATATGTGTAAGAAGGGTGATGTTGCAAAATGAGAAATAGTccggttaaaaaaaaacaaaaaacttggagACTGCTGGATTCTCTGGTCtgcattttaaaaccttttctctcacctttttaaatgttatgtcCTTCTTCTAAAGAACTACCATAGATTCTTTGGATGTTTCTCCCTACAAGGCActtagaacaacaaaaaaatttcctTAATTAGGTATTTACCTACATATGGTTTGGACTAAGTACCATATGGCTCCCACTACAGAAAAATGTGGCAAGGCTAAACTCACAAGACCTCATTCTTCCAGGGCCTATTTGGTCCGCAGGAATCTAACATGGACCTTCCAGAAATTCAGACAGACCAAACAAGGAGTAACAGCTACAGCTGACCACGGTCTCCTTCTTAGGCCCTCTTCCCACACAAGCCCCTCCCACAGTTCCCAGGAGAGCAAGGACCCGTTCAGGTGCGCAGACAACCCTCCCCAAGGTCCTGCTATTCCTTCAGATTTCTGGCATGAAAGGACACCATAGTTGTCTAATAGTTTAGAGGaagatactttattattttgatacAATATCAccaagttgtttcttttttttttttttaatttttttttttcaacgttttttatttatttttgggacagagagagacagagcatgaacggggaggggcagagagagagggagacacagaatcagaaacaggctccaggctccgagccatcagcccagagcttgacgcggggctcgaactcacagaccgcgagatcgtgacctggctgaagtcggacgcttaaccgactgcgccacccaggcgcccctcaccaagTTGTTTCAATGAAAAAAGTTTCAACACCGTCTAAAGGGTGAAAGATAGTTTATCTGAGAGGAGGTGGGTTCATTCTCCAAATTGGctactcagctgtaaaatgaatttaagaGAAGCATTTAGTGATTAGATACAAAGTTCTAGGGTAATAATAACAACGCTGCAAGCTGAAATGATGGAGGGAAAAAGAGGGCACACTGCATTCACTCAGCATTGGAAGGCAAAAAGAGTTGAAGGCAAAAGAACTCTATTAAAGAaggtctctggggcgcctgggtggcgcagtcggttaagcgtccgacttcagccaggtcacgatctcgtggtccgtgagttcgagcctggggctctgggctgatggctcggagcctggagcctgtttccgattctgtgtctccccctctctctgcccctcccccgttcatgctctgtctctctctgtcccaaaaataaataaaaaacgttgaaaaaaaaaattaaaaaaaaaaaaaaaaaaagaaggtgtcAGTTTACTCAGAAAATGGAACTGGTTGGAAGGAAGCGAGGGAAGAAAGGTAATAAACACccgcttaggggtgcctggctggctctgtcggaaGAGATGTGACTTGATCTGGTGGTcatggtgcctggctggctctgtcggaaGAGATGTGACTTGATCTGgtggtcatgagttccagcctcacgctggctgtagagattacttaaaataaacaaaacaaaaaaccccaccaactTAGAAACTTAGAAAATCAGTTGTTGAACCatagttaaaaaggaaattccaggggtgcctgggtggtggctcaggcggttgagcgtctaactttggctcaggtcatgatctcacagttcatgggttccagccccaggtcaggctctgtgctgacagctcagaccctggagcctgcttccgattctgtgtctccctctctctctgcccctctcctgctcacgctctgtctctctctccctctgtctcaaaaataaataaacattaaaaaaaataaaaaggaaattccagaaaattataggccaatctCACAGGATGTCAATGTAAGGAAACAGGAGGCAAGAAGCAAAGGAATATTTACTCATATGTTCCTGGATTTATCTCTTGACCAGGCAGGCCACCAAAAACTGAGTCTGACGTCTGGTTAGAAAAGCAAATGTTGATGGGGACTAAAATGCCAAGGACTTAATGTTAAAGACTTAGAAGAATCCTCAGATGAGCTCAATGTAACAGTCAcagtgttatatttaaaaaacccatcTGTTGCAATATTTACACGTAAATTGGAAGCTTCTTGATTAAAGAGGGATGTCAAAATACAGAGGTACCCAACATATTATAGAATTCTAGGAAAATTCTTATTAGTCATGACTAAATAAGACCCAGCAGTAGCTAACTAAGTACTAAATAGTGAATTAAACAAATAGTGATGCCAGATTTGAGTGTCATATAAAATGGATTTCTAAAAGATACACGGGTGCCACCTTTTGGCCAGAttaaaaatttacacaaattATAACCCACAATCACATGTTAATTTCACAAAGAGACCGTGTTAGACATGGTTGTTTAATTCAAACATTATGTGAATAGATTTTAAACTGCCTTGTTGCTTAATACAGCTGATTTTTAatcacacttttttattttttaatacctgGGATAGAAGATAATGCAAAGAGAGTTTAATTCTGAACTAACGCAATTCATACTTGGTAAGTATTCCTTTAGTTCTTGACAACCATCACAAAACTTATTTTAAGCTTTTAGACCAGGATTAGTCGACTTCAGCACTGTTGATGTTTTGGGCTAGGTAGTTCTTTatttgaggtgggggtgggggctgcctcCTGCATTGTgagatgttcagcagcatccttggcctctacccactagatgccagtagcaactatcccctccccagcccaacccagttgtgacaaccaaaaacatcTCTACATTGTGAAATGTCCCCAGGGAAAGGGGATCGCCCTGTGTATGGTTAACTTGCAGTGTCAACTGGCCACAGGTGCACAGATATTTGGgcaaacattattctgagtgtgtctgtgaaggtgtctttggatgaaataaacatttgaatccatagactgagtaaagcagactgcGCTCCCTAAAGTGAGTGGCCCTCATCCAGCTGAAgactgaatagaacaaaaaggccgACCCTTTGAGAGTAAAGGCAACTTCTCCTGCCTATTAATCTGGGACATTGgtctttttctgcctttgtggATCTCAAGCCTGCTGGCTTTTGGACTGGAATGATACCAtcggctttcctgggtctccagctcgCCAACTGTAGATCTTGGAACATCTCagcctccatatttgtgagtcaaTTCTTTataatcaatcaatctctctctctctctctctctctctctgtactacACGCTATtggttgtttctctggagaaccctgagtAATACAtgctggttgagaaccactgttgtaCATTAGGTTACTagagaaaatacaggaaacagggaagaaagaaagaagcaaagcagGGAACTACTGGGCAATGGCTAGACGTTACCTTTCTTTCCAGAGATGGCAGTTGGAAAGCATTTGATTGGGACACCAATCTTCTATTAACACAGGTTATGGTTGATAAGACCTGGGTTCACTGATGCATTTTTGCATTACACATCCAAGATGGTCCCTGGCACAGAGACTTACTTACCCCAGTGCTAGGATGACAACACTTGGCAGACACTGCTGTAAAATAAGAACAGTCGATAAGCCGCACTTAAAAAAGGTTTTGTTTATGATCAAGTCACATTAATTTATTGGTCatgataaaatacatgaaatccaCTGTTTTCATTCCAAATAGAGGATACAAAACTTTCTAAATTAATGTGTCGGAAGCAAACTCACGGTGCGTAAGGTGGGAAGAGTTTAACCAAACAATGTACTATTCTCTGCCGGCCCCATGAATTTGCCATGTGTTACTTGTACGTGGAGGATTTCTTCTGTGGGCCTTTCTTCTTGCACAAGTGTTTGAATTCCAAGTTTCTTTGAAACTATTTTAAGTTCATATTTGATCTACGCTGACTAAATGACTTTATTTGGCACAAAATGGAAGAGCCAATGGCAGTTAATGTCAGATGCGTCGGAGCAGTTGTCTACTAAGCAGTCGAGCGTGGCACAGAAACATGCTGCAGCACAACGGGTTCTTCCAGGTCTTGAAGACAAAAATCGCAGTTGGTGATTCCTTGTATTTAAGACATCCAGGCTTGGGGCTGTATAATCTCACCAGTTTTCAAAAAGTCCAACCATACAAACATAGAAGTACAGCAGGGAACAATCATTTACAGATTTCACtcttaggaatttaaaaattaattataatcaaATCCCTTAGAGCTACATTTAATGTAAAACATACAAAGACACAGATTACATTATGAAAACTCTTCGTGTGGCTTATTTTACCTCAATTACTACTAAAAAATGACACTTATCAAGGATCTGGGTTACAACACTAAGAATTTGCCTGGGCAGATAAACATTAATGGAATTATACCATTTTCCAGACTATCTTTTTCCATGATTAATAGGTATTTCCTTCAGTTTAAAGTGAGGCCTTTCCAATGTTACTTTAATAGAACATAATGAATAACTATGTTATTATCCCCACTCTATTTCTTGTCTCCATGTACTTTTTAGATGACCTACAGCAAAGAAAcgaaaataatattttctccattgcttttgttctttttttccatgtgtaAACAATATGTTTGGGGTAACTTTCCATGAAGCTGAAATTGGCAAGGTTTTATTCCCAATAATGCCAATGAACGAATATCCCCCTTCCTAAAGTCTAAAGAGAAATACTACTGATTAAACTACAATAGAAATGGAATTCTGGCAACGTTGCCGTTTCTAGAgtactttctaaaaaataaaaggaagaactgtgtcaaaaaattattgaatattaAATAGTATATGACTGCTTCTAAGACATTCTAGAGTTTACAGGTTGGAATACTGAAGTTAATAGGTTTAGCTATAGAATatatgtagttttctttatatggctggtttttattaataatattaagagAACTTAACACAATTCCTCACAACACCCCTGTGAGGTAGGGATTGTTTATGTCCACTTTACAAGtgagaaatcagaaaaacagaGCAAGAAATAATAATCTCAAGATatagaaatcaagaaattttGGTTTTCTTATAAGGCAAACTGCACTTATGAGTACCAGAGTTCTGACAATATGCTAATAGGGACAAATACTGAAACAAGTCTGTTTTTCTCCAGAAAACAACTATATGTAGGatgtggaaagaagagagaatcctaagttgATCCAAGAAGAAAATGTCTGCTTAGTATTTGCCTCATACATTAATTAAGGTGCATCTAGCATTTCCAGTTTTAAGAGCTTGGTAATCATGCAAACCACATTATATGGTTAAGATTAcagctcattttacagatgatgaggTCAAAACTAAAGGGTTTAGCTGAAAgaaccttttatatatatatatatatatatatatatatatatatatatacaaagtagATTCTCTTAGTAAGGAATcaagtcttaaaaaaatacactcagGGCACAGTATTAATTATACGTGTAACAGTTATTTTTAGAATAtgcctgttgaatgaatgaaaaaaattaaacaggggTCAGTTCCCACACCACTATTCACTGATTCTCTGCAACCCACCTTTTGGGacttttttcctataaaatggaGTTAACATTTTCCCACTTcctaaaatagaatattatgaagactaaaagaaagaacatttgctCTGAATTTCTAACATTAAAAGGAACTAaatgaatgagaataaaaatacaattaaccATTATGTTCTTAACATctaataagtataaatatatttcagcTTTAAATTAATGTCCACCGTGGCCAATCAGCCACAAGCAAACACAATTTCTCCAGACTCTGCCCTGAACTGCTACCCTACACCTCAACTCATATGCACCCGCAGTCCCACCCTTCAGCTACGCACTTCTTGTGTCAAGGACTAATGACTGagcaagaagaaaacagagaaggaagaaatcagaaaaactgTCATCctagtgagaaaaataaaatttcacttgaAGAAGGCCGAGGAGTATATCATGAGTAGCCTAAAATACATGAAATCGATGTTAAGATGTGTGTTCACCCTATGAGATGAAATCTTTGAGGGCAGAAAAGTTTGAATCATTGTTTAAGTGACTTAAGTTTAAGATTAGATGAAGTTCTCACCCCCAAGAGCAACACATTTGTTTTTAGCCACTCCCAATGTAACTGCTACTATAAAAACAGCTAGTTAGATTTTTATTCTCAACACATAACAATCTTGACCCCAGGAAGTTTTAGTCATTTGTCTGAGGGAGAAACGCTACTGCCTTAGACAATGCCCAGTAGTTTCTTCATTCAGCCTTCAAGAATAACTTACCACTTCATAAGTCACCTAAACTCAGTGTTTACCCAGAGAAAACCTTTGTGCCCTTAGAATGGGCTGGATTACTCTTTCAGCTCCCTTCTGACTCCACTCTGATGCTGTCAGGAGATGTCTTCAGAAGGATGCAGTCAATAAAGGAGCTCAGAGTTTCTGTATACAGTTAAATTGTAAGCCTCACAAGCCAgatttattaaaatgtctgtGAGGCTTTGAACTTAACAGGgcagcacacacaaaaaagatgagGCTGTTTTAAAGCctctctgctttgttattcttgACTAATCtttgaaatttaaacatttcagaAACAATTTAGATCTATCCTTTGTGGTGAAGTTTAACCAGCTATTCTCCAGCAACGTAAAGCAGGACAATCTATCATTTAGCCcatcagttttaatttttctggtgTTTTAGCTTTGTAAGTTTCACTGTTATAAAAGGGAGCTAAGGTTATTCACAAAGGGAAAGCTATCATGGACTTCAGACATAGTTCTAGGACACTGTGTGTACTGTTAGTTTTATGGacgagaaacaaatgaaaactgtgTCACTGAAAAACTACTTCTTCAAGTGATAGAAAATTAACATCAACTTAGGCAGCCTAGAAAATCCTCGGGCGCTGAGGGTAGAAAGACaatttgtattttatcattttcctctCTAAGCTGATGTAAATTTCTGGtcataaaaaaaatctcaaatttctCTTAAGATCCTTAAGAAAACGTTCTAGATTAAGGTAACAACATTGGTGTTAGTCAAGGCAGTTCTGTCTGAAGCTCTGTTTATCTAGGTGTATgaacatttctgtttctctgcttaggattttgttttactgtttgaatctcctccatttctctcttttcactaaaatatttttcattaacaaTGAGGTATACtcaatgtgaaaaaataaataaaagccatgcAAGATGCTGCAGAGCTAATAagtaaaaagtgattttaaaactaCTCATGATTTATTATAGCTAtgccttaaaacaaaatttttatacattatatagtTATGCATTAGAAATAACTTTAACTCCCTATGTGgcagaaaatattattattgttttttattatttttaaatctttaatgtttatttattattgagagacagagcgtgagtgggggaggagcagagagagggagacaaagaatgtgaagcaggctccaggctctgagctgtcagcacagagcccatgtggggctcgaactcagaatggcaagatcatgacctgagcagaagttggatactcaaccaactgagcccccccagtgccccagaaaatattttaaatagtcttTACAGTGGCTTATTCATGTGAAAAATTAGCCAAAACTGATagtctattctttaaaaaatttcatttacttcATTTTCAATTTGGTTTTACTGATTCTACTTagaaattctataaatatttactctAAAGTTCCATAATTCTTACACTGATTTCTGATTTCGTAATTGCGATTTATGAACGGTTCACGGCTCTACTTGAAGGTTACATTTTAATAGCCATGTGTATAACATACCTTACAATAAGACCTAATATATACCACCTTAAAGCTATAgataaatggcaaagaaaaaagtgaacagacgttgaggaggaagagagtttatgaataaaaaaatgcatgtggattttttttcagaattggtATAAAAATTATGGAGGAGAAAGTGCTACTCCACAAGGATAGTGTCCACACTTTCTTGTGTGAGCTCTGACTCTAAGGCACAGGATGAATCTAACTGTTCTTGCGACAAGCAAGAACTTCTCAGGGGGACATCAGACCAGCTGTCACAGTACGGCTGAAATCTCTGGGCTACCGCATTACTGAACCTTTGGCATCGGTTGTATCTGGAAGATTTACctttgtgtatatacatgtgttcCAGCAGTTGGCTTTTTCGGAGAAATTTGTGACCACAGATGGAAcagctgatttttcttttccttgaaaaagaaaaattacagtttAATTCTACTGGCTCTGAGTCTTTGGAGATCAGAGACACTTGGCTGATCTGCAGAGGCTCGGTGGTACCCTGGTTTGAGTGGTCAGGCTGCTGCTCATTCTCCTTGACAATGAAGGAGCTGACCCTGCGGCATTCAAGAGCCTCACTGTTTTCATTAAGTGGATGCACTTCACCAAGGTCGTTGCTTTCCAGAATGGAAGCAGGGACACCAAACGGGAGGGATCCGGACACGTGGGTATGGAGATGTTGTCTTAGGTTACTACGGGAATCAAAACGTTCCCCACAGTAATGGCATAAGTGTATTTTGATACCGCTTTCGGTGAAAGTGGGGCCTGTCACCTCCGCTGAGGGTGAGGGATGGCTCTGGGAGATCACAGACTCTGGGTCACATCTCTCCTGCTTGATGGACACTGGGGGCTTCTGGTGTTCCTCCAAGGCGTGGGCAGCAGGACGGGCCCTCTGCTGATCGGCAGTGCCATCATCCAGCCCAATAGCGAGAGAGAGCTGCAGCTGGGGGTGGTCACCCTGCGCAGCAGCCCTGTTGCCACTGTTACTGGCAGGAGCTTCTTTGACCTCCAGCCCCGGTTTGACAGCTGTTTTTTGGGTTGTTGAGATCTGAATGCCATACAGATTGGAGGACTGCACAGTCTCTGGTGAGAACACCTGATTCATTTCAGTCGCAATGTGAGAAAGGTAGTCGGCGTGAAGAAATCGAATCCCTTCCTCCAGGCGACTATGATCCACAATCTGTTTTGGCCCTTTCCCCGTGTACATAATGTGCAGCAAATAGCTGAATATGTCAGGTTGGATATCAGTTGGTTGTATTTTTATGCATtcactgttaaaaacaaaaaacagaaccgCACAAAAT is part of the Neofelis nebulosa isolate mNeoNeb1 chromosome 7, mNeoNeb1.pri, whole genome shotgun sequence genome and encodes:
- the ZBTB25 gene encoding zinc finger and BTB domain-containing protein 25 isoform X1, whose amino-acid sequence is MDTGSHSLVLLQQLNMQREFGFLCDCTVAIGDVYFKAHRAVLAAFSNYFKMIFIHQTSECIKIQPTDIQPDIFSYLLHIMYTGKGPKQIVDHSRLEEGIRFLHADYLSHIATEMNQVFSPETVQSSNLYGIQISTTQKTAVKPGLEVKEAPASNSGNRAAAQGDHPQLQLSLAIGLDDGTADQQRARPAAHALEEHQKPPVSIKQERCDPESVISQSHPSPSAEVTGPTFTESGIKIHLCHYCGERFDSRSNLRQHLHTHVSGSLPFGVPASILESNDLGEVHPLNENSEALECRRVSSFIVKENEQQPDHSNQGTTEPLQISQVSLISKDSEPVELNCNFSFSRKRKISCSICGHKFLRKSQLLEHMYIHKGKSSRYNRCQRFSNAVAQRFQPYCDSWSDVPLRSSCLSQEQLDSSCALESELTQESVDTILVE
- the ZBTB25 gene encoding zinc finger and BTB domain-containing protein 25 isoform X2, which produces MYTGKGPKQIVDHSRLEEGIRFLHADYLSHIATEMNQVFSPETVQSSNLYGIQISTTQKTAVKPGLEVKEAPASNSGNRAAAQGDHPQLQLSLAIGLDDGTADQQRARPAAHALEEHQKPPVSIKQERCDPESVISQSHPSPSAEVTGPTFTESGIKIHLCHYCGERFDSRSNLRQHLHTHVSGSLPFGVPASILESNDLGEVHPLNENSEALECRRVSSFIVKENEQQPDHSNQGTTEPLQISQVSLISKDSEPVELNCNFSFSRKRKISCSICGHKFLRKSQLLEHMYIHKGKSSRYNRCQRFSNAVAQRFQPYCDSWSDVPLRSSCLSQEQLDSSCALESELTQESVDTILVE